A window of Fusarium musae strain F31 chromosome 1, whole genome shotgun sequence genomic DNA:
CATTAGTGACTTATGCAGGAATGTAGGATAAACGGTCTCTTACAGTAACACCAACAGTtccaatctcatcaacagAAGTGTGACCAGCCTCGTGAGTCTTGGTAGGATTGGCAGCATGAGTTGTCTCAGCAGCATGAGTAGCAAGAGTAGTTTGCTCATGAGCCTCAGAGTGCCCAGCCTCAGTAGAAGTATGAGCATGCTCAGTCTcctcatgctcatgctcaGAGGTAGTCTCCACCTCAGCTTCCTCAGTAGCAGTGGcctgctcctcagccttggtAGTCTCAGCCTCCTCGGCCGCAGTGGTAGCAGGCTTCTCTTCAGCAGTGGTCGAGGGCttagcctcagcagcagtagaagaaggcttctcctcagcGGTAGTGGAAGCAGCGCCAGAGGAACCAGAGGGGCTGGGCTTGGGGGTAAGACCGCACTCCTGGGAAACTCGGCCTACGGCGCTGCCGTAGTACTTCCAGATGTCGTAGGTGTTGGCGCACGACATGCAGCGGCCGTAGCGCTCGTTCCACTCATCGCTATCGCAGtagccatcgtcatcacgAGCGAGAGTGATCAGAAGACCTACACTCTGTCAGAAAGAAAGGTATGGGAGTGATTGTGGTGGTTGCTTACCGCAGTCTTCGTGGCAGGCGTACTGAGGGGTACCAGGCTGCTGACGCTTGACGAGAGGGACAGTGTCGGGGAACTCAAAGCGGGGATCAATGGCAACAGCAAGAGAGGCAGAAGCCAAAAGAGTGTATGCAGCGAGAGAATGCATTTTGAACGAGTGAAGTCTAACGATTGGAGGACTTGGAAGTGTTGAGATGAGGCTgtgagttgatgagaagagatggATGGAAGGAGGACCAAGGCTATATATCTACAAGATCCTCATAGCACAAGCTAATTTTTCTCAACTAAGCTTAAGTTCATTGACAATTGCGTCCCATGTCCAGCGCAAAGCAGGAAATTGCATTCCGGTCAATTATCCGTCACATCCCGAGAACACCGACCACCCAGCTACACCCTCAACCTCACTGATTGGCCAGACGAGCAATCCATGACCTGATGCCAAGATAAAGTGCATACTCTAGACTTGTATATCCGATATCGCACCAACTTTAATCCTCGCCGTTATCCCCAAAGTGCTCTAGCTGCGGTCCTCGGTTAGCGCCTCGCACCAATGGGAGCGTCGGGATGCATCAAAATCTTATCTGATCATCTGATAAACAGGGGGATACTGATGTTCACCGGATTTAGGTGGCACACGATTGCCGGAATGGTCAATCAGATGTTAGCGGCCAAGTTGTAGTGCATTTCTCTTGCCTCAAAGGGTTCAGTGGGTGAGCTTGGCGGTTCAAAAGTCCCGCAGTGTCACATGTACCAGGTGAAGATGGTGTATCCGTGAAATGGTGTATATCTCGAGCATGATTTCCCCTCATCGTTGGAAGAGAGTAACCACGGTTTTCTAAAGTTCCCTGCCTTAACTTCTGTTGTTCTTGTCACTCCGTCGTCTCAGTCACCATGTTGAAGAATCTGCTTGTCCTGACTCTGGCGTCTTTTGCCTTTGGGCAAGATGACATTCCTACGGATGCTActgtcaaggatgaggaCATGGGACCTGCCGCTTTCATGTGGCCCCCGGACCGTGTTTGGTCTGGGGACATGGACAACAAGGCTCCTTGCGGTTCACGAGCATCTGTTGGCAACAGAACCAATTTTCCCTTGAGTACGTCAGCTTCTTACTCATTTCTTCTGACACGATTGTTTTGCAAGATTTACTAACTCTATTATTTAGCTGGCGGTGCTGTCTCTCTTGTTGGTCAGGATGATTATTACAACACCAAGATTAGCATCTCGTACTCAGAGGGTAAGCAACCTCATCTTTCAGCCGTCTATTCATCTTACTGATTCGCTTTCCTTTCTGTAGACCCTCAGTCCAatgatgactttgagacCCTGATCCAGGAAAAGAGCATCACAGATCTCAACCCAGGCCACACCTGCGTCCAAGTCCCCGATGCCCCATCAAAGGTCTCAGCCGGCGACAATGCAACTCTGCAAATCATCTACCGCGCCGACTGGGACGCCCCTCACAACCAGACCTTCTACGCCTGCGCCGACATCACCTTTGTCACAAAGTCCGAGTTCAAGTTTGAGATCCCCTGCTTTAACGCCACTGAGCCCGGTGACGATGACAAGGCAGCTGGTGCTACTGTCGGACCCAGCCCAACTGCAACTCACCCGTCTACATCTTCTGAGAGCTCTGATGCTTCTGAGGCGGAGAGCAAGTCGGGCAAGTCTAACAAGTTGAGTGGTGGAGCTATTGCTGGTATTGTTATTGGTTCTATCGCTGGTGTTGTCTTGATTTCTGGTGCGATtctgttcttcttgcgccGTAGACAGCAGGCCAAGAGGAACTCGCGAATTGCTCGTATGGAGGATAACGCGCGCAAGCATCAGTTGGCTACGGATGGTGCTTCTGGCACCAGCATCTAAGGATACTGTTCTCAAGAATGCATCCTACTGGAGACTGGCTCATGGTATACGCGACACTGGTCATGCTTGGAGGATATGATAATGTAATTAGTGATCAATTCATGTAGTAACGAACATAACGATCCTCTGACTCCAATGTTATCTTTCCTCACATCTACAACATGGCGCAATGTTCTTTGTTCTGTAGAGACTGCACCTAAAGCCAGCCCCAGTTGTGGCTGGCCAAGCGTGCCATTGAGAGTGATACATCAGCTGCCCAAGACAATAGCGCACAATTCCGCACGTCACGCTATCACGATACTTGCGTCTCCACACGCAGAGACAACAAACTCGTTCTGCCAAGACGACGGAAAGTTCGCCTAAATGTCTGTGCGGTGGGTACGGGATACGCATCATTGGCTATGACGGGCTCCATCTAAATAGCGTGTAAATGTTAGCGCTGGGTCCAAGTTGTAGCTATTGCTTGTGACATTCAACGGCGCGTGCCACTAAAGACTTGTCGAGCTGAGATGGGCTTGGCAGAGTCAGGAAGATTCCAAGAGTTGAAGTCTAGTGCTATTGTCCTGACTTGGTGAGACTCGGGTTTTGTAAGTTGCGCGATGCTCTGATCTGTTGATCCTTATCTGATAAGATCCAAGGCCAGATAAGCCGAGGCAATGGCTGTGACACGTGATGAAATTTCTTTATGTGCTGGTCCTATTTTTAGATTAGCTCCGCTGACTAACTTCATTGTGGAAGCTCATGCTTAACACAAGGATCGAAAAATAGTTGAAAGAATCTCACTGACATGATTGCATTATACGGACTTATTTTAACAGCATTATAGTTTAAAACaatttaaaagtaacctTGATCAATTTTAAATAATCAGACTCGAGATATAGTAGATAGTCTCTGAAGTTGAATCTAGTAACTCAAGGTAGTTAAACCGACCGACTTAccctatatataattctCATATCCCGGCTGGCTTTATGGAATGAGTTTTCTCGGTCGCCTAGCGCGTCATTTCTCAGAACATTTAAGGTAGGAAGCTAGCTAGAACACATACGCCATCGAACTCTCACGATTCTTAGACATGTCGCCTTTTCCTCTAGCTCAGCTTATCGGATATCGGGAACATCGAGATCCCGCTCATGGTTGCTTCTGGGCGGGGACCTCTAAATCCTGAAGATCGGGAGCTTGGAAACAAGCCTGGTCTAAACATCGACTAAGCAAGGATCCCAAAAATTCCACTTGGAACGACGACATTGGTTTGATAAGATCCAAGATAAACAGTGGCCTATGAACAACCCCCAATTAGATCTGAGTCAGCAAGCTTGGACCTTGAGGCTATCGTGAGATCATCCTGCTCAGTCGTCCAGCGCTGCTATTATCTGGTTCCAGAGACCATGGAGCAGTACAGTCAGCAATTGAATCGCTAGAAAGAGGAACAGTATCAACCGCGACTGAATATTCTTCTTAATATCCATTAATTAGTTGAAGAAAATTGGAGTCGGGATGAAAGTGATGTATGTCAGACACGATGTCAATTTCATGATTGGTCGCCCTACGGACCTACGGATTACTCTCCAGACATCCAACGTCAGCACTAACGTATTGCTGCACCTCTCAAAATGAGCATATATTTAATGCGCTGTCCTTTATCGAAATGTTCGGCTTATTGTTTCGTCTTTTCTGCCGTGGCATACTACAATGGAAgagcccaagaagccatggGTTGACGGCCCCTTTAAGCTCATCAGCGCGTCAAGAGCAGGTGACTCGGTATGACTCCTGAAAAAAGCCACTCAGGCCATAAAGACACAGTCACTAATGATCGAACTCACGCGTAGCTTGAGAAGCGCGCTGGAGGTGCTCGAAAGTGCGCTGCGGGCATGGCAGTCGTCCATAACCTATTTCTCCGCGGCGTCAACGCCATCTACCTCCAGGCAATCAATGTCGCCGAAAGCGGAACGCAAAAAGACAAGGTGGACTTTGCCAGCTTCGCGTGGGCATGGTGCCAAGAAATCCAAGAACATCACGAcatcgaagaagaaaagatctTTCCAGAAATCAACAGAATCACCGGCGTAC
This region includes:
- a CDS encoding hypothetical protein (EggNog:ENOG41); the encoded protein is MHSLAAYTLLASASLAVAIDPRFEFPDTVPLVKRQQPGTPQYACHEDCGLLITLARDDDGYCDSDEWNERYGRCMSCANTYDIWKYYGSAVGRVSQECGLTPKPSPSGSSGAASTTAEEKPSSTAAEAKPSTTAEEKPATTAAEEAETTKAEEQATATEEAEVETTSEHEHEETEHAHTSTEAGHSEAHEQTTLATHAAETTHAANPTKTHEAGHTSVDEIGTVGVTATSTPPPSTVIVNGAAKQVGFSTAMAVVALAMFGLY
- a CDS encoding hypothetical protein (EggNog:ENOG41); the encoded protein is MLKNLLVLTLASFAFGQDDIPTDATVKDEDMGPAAFMWPPDRVWSGDMDNKAPCGSRASVGNRTNFPLTGGAVSLVGQDDYYNTKISISYSEDPQSNDDFETLIQEKSITDLNPGHTCVQVPDAPSKVSAGDNATLQIIYRADWDAPHNQTFYACADITFVTKSEFKFEIPCFNATEPGDDDKAAGATVGPSPTATHPSTSSESSDASEAESKSGKSNKLSGGAIAGIVIGSIAGVVLISGAILFFLRRRQQAKRNSRIARMEDNARKHQLATDGASGTSI